The DNA segment caaaaggGGTGGTTACTTCACTTTTGAGAACTCAAAGTCCTGCTCAACAAGAATCCCAACCCACCAATTGCTAATGCTGCAATAATCGGCACTCCCAACGATTCAATCTCCGTGAATCGATCAGTCTTGTTTGCCCGATCATGCTGACCCTTTTCTGTCACGTAATCTCGTAACAGGTTACTTAAGTTGTCTAGTTGATGCATCAATTGCCGTTGTCCCCTTGCAATGAGTAGCACCTGTTCCAAGAAAATATTCAATTTTGTTTTTAATCGAAATGATCATACAGATTGTATGCATTGAGTGTAGATTTGTgcccgtttgacccgtttcagccCTAGTAGATTTGACCCGTTTAAGACATCATATGAACCcattttcactttatgtaaaaagaccgaatacccctgaacaagaccaaattgccctttaagttaacaaaaaagacggaaatacccctgacttaacggagaaaaatagatggagttaacgagccggatgaaaatggcaagatatcaaaccttttggatccggatgcggaaaaacaaacctttggatgaaagtcgcaaaactggccaaacctcagggacgaaaatggcattttactctaaaagcGGAGGAAATTGGAGAAACTAGACCTTTGACCTTTGACCCATTTCAACCCAAGTAGATTTGAGCCGTTTGAGATATCGAAGAAACTCtactttttttaataaaaatgattaaaaaatttGTATGAACAGAAAAGACTTTTGACCCATTTCAACCCAAGTAGATTTGACTCGTTTTAGATACAAAATCAACCCGAGTAGATTTGAGCCATTTGAGATACAGAAAAGGCTcaatctttttaaataaaaactacAATGAAGACTGTATAAAAATAGACTTTTGCCTGTTTGACCCATTTCAACCCAAGTAGATTTGACCCGTATGAGATATAACATGACCCAGATCGACCTTGTTAATAGGTAAACGTGGTGCAAACTGCAAAGTCGTATTTGACTACAAGAAAAGCAAAGGCACCTCATCCATGAGGGGGGTCTCTCGTGCCAACTGGTGAGAAGAAGCGGAACTAGGCAGTAGTTGACCGGTCAATGAACCGTTTCCTAGGCCGGTCACGAACAGTGAAGTTGCAGACCCATTGCACGATTCAGCCTGGCCAGCCATGTTTTGAAGGCTCGGTACTTTTCTTTGCGAAAACTTGGAAGTTAGCTCTTCGATTCGGGTCGTAAAGTCATCCATCCTTTCATTTAGAGTGGAGATTTGTTCCGATAGGTGAGTAATCACTCCCTATAACAACGAAAATGTGTGTCACATATAAAGGGAATGAATTATAACAAAAACATAAATCAGAAACAGAAAGAGAGATGTCGGTTTACTTGGTTTACAACTGCTGCTGGTGAATCAGGTGTCCTCCCGTCAAATCGCTTACTATTAATGGAAAGCTTCGTCAGCTTCGCTAAATTCTTTTCACGTGTCGAAAATGAGTGCGCTCTGTTCATCCACAACTCAAATTTAAAACCTTATCTATACATATAActaggggtgagcagaaaacccaaaaaaaaaaacaaaacgaaACTGAAATAACCgaactgaaaaaaaaaaccgaaccgcatgaaaaaccgaaccgaaatttacGGTTCGGTTACGGTTTTGCATTTTATGAAAACCCAAAAAAATCCAACCGAATTAcctaaaaaatcatttttttaatgtttgttatatattgatttaggaattattagttttattcttgaatgttaagtatttataataaaagtattaacatgtttatttatctttGAAATGATTTATCCATTGCCTACAAGACATaacaaaatataacataaaaacTAAATGATTtttaaagtattataaaagaagatgtcttaataaaaactctgaagaaacataaaaataaattagaagttaggtttatgtgaaagatattaattaaaaaggttaaATATGATAACTTAAATGCATACATCTAATGAAgattattaaatatttaaatcttagattatacttttttatttttgaatcttatgtaattttgtttcaaaaaccgaaaaaccgaaccgtTGCTAAAACCAAAAACTGAACATTTCGGTTACGGTTTTGGTTTTACCATATAACCGAAcagaaccgaaccgtgcacacctcTACAAATAACTAGAACAAATCCAAGAAAACTGGACGGGTCGTGTCACAGGTCAAAACGCGTATATAATCCCAAATTTAATAAATTACGGTGTGCACAATTGGACCTGACGTTAGACCCGTTTGACCGAATTCTTATTATGCTAAAAAGTCAAAATTGGTATATGATCCCAGTAGTGTTGTAAACTATTGATGCATACCTGTTAAGGTATTTGGATCTTCTATCAGCAGAGGCACGCGATAAAGCTTCTTTAGGGCTTGAGACCAAATCATCGTCTATGCTGAGCTTTGTTTTCAGATCATCGGGCAATGCCTGTAGATTATTTGACTAAATTAAGACCATAAACACGCGAGCGCACATACTTATTCTATCTTTTCTATGAAATAAGAAAACACATACCATCACATCGTTTACGGCCTTTTCTAGCTGTATTTGTTCTATGTAAGTTCGAGGAACATATGTACCATCTAACCCCAACTGCTCTGCAATATATTTTACGTACAAACGGTCTCTTCCTTGCACCTTTTAGCCAATCGGATTATAACAAAATCAATAGGAAGGAACTTGAATAATATACGCATCATTTTTATCGGGAAAATTTCGTATACCATCCCTGAAAATTTGTATAATATCATATTTACCAAATGAAAAAGCAACTAATATCGGATATACCCATTTAATTAAATACCATTTGTGACTAGCAATAAGACCTGCGCAACATCGAATGAATTAGTCCAAGCGTTATATGATGCGTTGACTATATGAATTTTTCAAAGTTGAGGTGTAAAAATGAAGTAACAGTGCAAGGAGTAAAAACGCAAAGTTTAAAACTTGAGGGGGTGGTGACGGTAAAAATGGAGTACTAGTGCAAGGGGCAATGCAAAGTTTAAAACTTGAGGGGGTAACATTGCAAGGGGTAAAAATGCAAAGTTTGAAACTTGAGGGGGGTGATGGCGGTAAAAATGGATTAATAGTGCAAGGGGTAAACACGCAAATTTTAAAACTTAAGGGGGCGGTGGCGGAATTCAAACTTGAGGGTTAAAAATGCGAAGTTTAAAAGTTTGAGGGGTCAGTATAAAGCATATGGACTGAAAATGTAAATTACCAAAGTATGGGCCAAAATGTAAATTACAAAACTATAAGCTAGAAATACGCCCATTATACCCTTCTCTTTCTCCTTACACACCAAGCTCACACATCCTAATGCAAGTTTTAAATGAAGGGTATAAATGTCATAAATTTGAAAATGGGTGTATATGATATTTTGAATTTTTGTTGAATGAATATGATATTGTACCAAGTTTGAAGGGGGGTGTGTGAAATTATCCTTTTTTTCAAATAACACGATGGGTTCAATGAAAATACCTGAACATAGGTGCGGTTGAGTTGCTCTAACCAATCGGTTTTCACGCAAACCTTTTCATCAAAGAAAACATGGCTGCTTCGTTTGAGTATGGCAGCAATTGTGTATCCTAACGCCATTAGCCCACCGAGAAGACGTACACTCACTTCAAAGGTGATTCTAGGTGATATAATGAACGGACTGTCCGTCACCCATTCCtgataatacaatacaatactTGTGAATCTACCTATAACATAACAAGATTCTGATAAAATATTAAAGGTGACAACTTTTGACCCATATGGTTATGAATGGGTCGACCCGACTATTGTTTTATTGCAAACGGCTCAAATGGGTTGATATAAACAATTTAGCTACAAGCGAAATGGGCCGAAAGTCGCTCGAAGTGTATATAACATCCTATACAACAATTACTTATAGCTTTTATTTTTATGGGTCAATGGTCAACCCAGCCCAATCCGGACCAACAAATTGTCCATTTTGACCCGTCAACCCATGTTTCTACCTCTAATAAAGACGCATACCTCAAACATAAACTTGTTGTAATTTATATATAAGACATTTATCATTTATAGTTTAACTAGTGGGTTACCACCCGCACTCGGCAGCGGGTtcaaacgtagataaaaataagcaaaggTCTAAATAGTAACTATAATATGTCATTACCAAAGCTGAGGGGCCAAATATGTCATTaccaaagttgaggggccaaagtTGGTTGATGTTGACAAGATAGTATTTTAAGTATATATAGAATGGTCAACCCGACCCAATCGGGACTAACAAACtgttcattttgacccgttaacccATTTTGCTACCTTTGATAAAGATACATACCACGAACATATATTTGTAATAATTTGGTTTTTGTAATCATAGGTAAACATTAATTATTTATAGCTTCATGGCGGGTCAACGGACCCAATCCGGACCAACAAACTGTCCGTTTTAACCCGTTAATCCATTTTGCTACCTCTAATAAAGATGCATACCTCAAACATAAGGTTGTACTTGCCATCCCTGTTCCTCATCCTGAGATACGATTGACAAGCTTCGGGATCTTCACCGGGCGGAAGAAGATATATATCATAcgtttcttcttttctttctttatGTTCAGGAGAAAGAACCGCCTTCATTTCCTCGGGGGTCACCGGCTTTTTAgactacaatttaaaaaaaaaaaaaaaaaaaagacaagtCAGCAAAATTAAAACAACCCTTCTAAATTTCGTTTTTGACAAGCGTTAAAGGATTAATAATTAATTAACCTTTAGAATATAACTGGGATTTTGGAATCCGGAGAATGGGTTGAACTTGTTGATAATTTTTATATGTGCAGTTTGAAGATCAGGCTCAATGAAAGCTTTGTACATAGGATATACCTGTGTGCAACAATAGATTTAACCGTTTACGATACAAAAGTCAAATGTATATTATGATTATACTAGTAGTGACAATTTCGACCCGTTTACTTATAAACGGGCCGATCTTAAACGGCCAAAATATAAAAGAGTAGCAAAAAGGGGAACGCGTCAAACGGGTTGAAACTTGAAAGTccaaatttaatataataaataaatataataaagttTTTGTCTTTATACCTAgtgatgtatttttttatttgaaaagttGTGAATAGACATATATGTGTTTGCCGGTCAACCCAACCCGTACAGAATATGACCCGTTACCCATCTTGGCACCTGTAGATTATACAAGTAGTGAAAGTGAGAATACGGTTTCGGAGATTTGATGAATGATTTCTTCAGGTTCTTGCCCGACGCGTTGGATGTCTCTCAAAACGCGCTTGACCAGGTCAAAGTGTACTCCGCCAGTGACGGAGACACGGAGATCTAGAAGCGGTCTTAGTTTTTCACTAAGTGCGTAAATTCCTTCAATAATCACTATGCGAGACGAAGGAACTTCAACTGTTCTGTTAATATCATGTAAGTAAACCACTCTTACTTAACTatacatagaaaaacaattagaAAAATAATACTAGAAAAAACATGTTCAGAACGATAATCTTCctttatatctatatctatactatataataaaagaaacttgatttgggacacatgtcattcaatgagggcatcaataatttattaataaattttaaattttaaattttaaattttaaagggattttaaattaaaaagatttaaatattatattagaattttattttgattgtaaatctaaagtctaaaatgtgttttaaatctaatctataatttatggatttaattttgatttgaaattgttaaacaaaaacattttattaataaaaatttaGATAAAGTAAAGATAAGAAATGTAACCGTATACGTAAAAAAAGTTGAAATATAATAAAAGTTGTTTATGCACGGGGTTTTTTTGTTGGTCGATAGATTCTAATTCCCGACTCACCGAGTCAATGGTGAGCTGGCATAATTAGGGAGAGTTATAACCTAGTTATGTTTCTTATACTTATCTATTATGTTTAATAGCTTAGAGATAATTATTAAGAGATTATTTAGTAATTATCTGTAGGAAAGAATTAGAATTATATTGAGATCAGAATTGCCGAGCACATGGCTATATATGTAATCAATCATCGCAGAGCATGTTGCGTGATTGTGAGAAACAAAGTTCTGAGTAATTTTCTTTGTTAATAAGATTGAAGAGCAGATTTCAGTTTTAAATCTTGTTTCTTATTCTGTGATTGGGACTTGATTTTGAacgatatatatttttttattatttaggatagaaaattacatatattcaaaccgtgtaatgcgcatatttttaaagatgtaatttttttttattatttgataaacaatattacatttatttaacccgtgtaatacacgtggttttaaagatataacttttttattttgtatataaaattacatttattcaacatgtacaataaggttcttatagatataattttttttattatttaatatataaaattatatttatttaacccgtacaataaatgaggtttttaagttatattgttttattatttagtatataatatttatttattcaaccccgtgtaatacacggggttataacctagtatacaTATATGTACAATCATTTATAcacatttgtatatatatgtacATAATGTATATGTGCGTGTGTCGGCGCTTTTTGTTTCCATAAGATTTTTGGACACTTGGCGTCTCCTAGTGACTTCTTACACTTTTTAAGATAACAAATGTTCTTTTTAGCTGAAGCCAAACCTATAcgtgtgtgcgtgtgtgtgtgcGTGTGATGGATCATTAGTAAATAGTAACCTGTAACCAACTCTTGAACTTGACTTAAAATCATAAATCGGAACTTGAACCGCTCTCCCTTCCTTCAGGCCGTGGATGTTCTCGAGTAACGTGTCATAATCTGTCAGCCGTGGATCTGCACAGGGGTCAAACGGTATCATATCCGCTACGAGAAAATGCCATAAATTTACTTTTTTAACATCAATCAGGACTAATTACCATCAAAGTTGCCATCAACAATACGGGTTGCATCATTGTAGTTATCCATTGTTATGACAGCAATGCTAGGCATAAAATTGAGTACTTTATCCGTAAACACAGTTTTTCCAGCCCCCGATGGACCGGCTACACCAACTAATAATATCCCGTCGTTCTTTTGAACCAATAATTGGCACGCCCGGATCACTACAAAGAAACCCTTCTCAAACGATAGAGGATCTTGTATCGGTGAGATCTCGTAACGAGACGAATCTTTCTTTTTAACCAGTTGAACTTGATCTCTTAGCAAACCGGAACGCCTTCTTGGTGATTCGACCATCGAAGCATTGTCTTGAGACATGTTTCACAAGCGGATATATGCTGCAAATATGAAGCAAACCATACATAAGTAGGAATAcaccaaaaaaaaatattttgaaaaaaatattaGCAGCatgaaaactacttttgattatattttttttttcacaactaACACACACCCGCTAATCCTACTTCTAAATCGACAACAGGCCCTTTGATCGGTTCACACGAACACATGAATTGAACACCAGCTTTGTTCGACACGTAAATTGGAAAACACAAAACCACACTTGACAATGAAGAACCTATCATCTATCTACCATAATCATACTAATATCAACCTAACTCAAACTTTATCTATAtaataaaaagagttaaatgccattttagtccctgtggtttgggccatttcgccagtttagtccaaaggtttcattttttgcctgtgggtccaaaaaggtttcaccgttgccattttagtccattgggttaacttcatccattttttctgttaacgagaagggcaattcagtcattttatatataattctgttaactagaaggacaattgacaattcggccatataaaacgaccgaattgcccttctcgttaacaaaaataatggatgaagttaacccagtggactaaaatggcaacggtgaaacctttttggacccacaggcgaaaaatgaaacctttggactaaactgacaaaatgacccaaaccacagggactaaaatggcatttaactctaataaaTAATAACCAACTAGATatgaaaaataattaaataaactccCTACAGATAAACTTAAGCCAATAAACCATAACTAAATTAATCAACCCATCTTTAtcttcaaacccacttgatttacCTTTAACCCACTAAATCTAATTGGATAATCCTGGGCAACATAATTTGGCACATGTGTAGTTTCTTTTTGATAGATCACACATGCATATGAGTGTTTAGATGTTCACTTTTGAAAGTGATTAAAATCAGATTAATGTTGGGGATTTTCAGAAAATAACACTTTCAGATCGAAACAATTCGTTCACTTGAATTTTTTAATCGGATAAAAGTCGACAATAACTCGCAAGAACACGTAGCCCTAAAAGACCAATGAGATTCGCGAATACTAAAATCATAATAAACTCAACCAAGCGTGCACTCCGCACTCTCTACTTGATGTGTATTATGAAACACTTGGTCAACAAGTCAACCCACTTACGCTAAAATATCTAACAACCAAAAACTTACAAATTCCCATCAACCAAACAACCAATTAAATAAACTGACCCATCTCAATTAAAACAAGATTTCAACCTAACTTTCAAGAAACCCAACAAATCAAGAATCTTGAAACAGATTTTAACCTAATTTTCAAGTAATGAATTAAAAAACAAGATTTTGACAAGAACCCGATACAATTTAACATAAAATATGAACTGGGTTTGAAGAATTATTAGTATGAGAACCCCAACAAATCAAGAAACTGACAAAGATTTTAACCTAATTTTCGAGCAATGaataaaaacaagattttgaCAAGAACCCAATAGGAATTAACATAGAACATGAACTGGGTATGAAGAATTACTAGTATGAGATGAAGAAACAAACCTGAAGAAGAGATGAGAGATTGTTGTGTTGTGATCAAGAAGTGTGGAGAATATTGAGGAATGTGAAGGGGTGATctagaagaagatgaagaagaatcTAGTGGGGATGAAGAGGGATGATTCGAGTGAGTCAATTTACAGAGAAAGTGCGATGGGGATGGAGGGAAGGAAGATATTAATTACTGGTCGTTATATAGGGCGGCAGGTAGATATGGTAACAActaacaagttttttttttttttttttttagtttgacGATTTAAACTTCAAAGTGTTTGGATAGAGTCAATGGAGGCATGGTGGGTTGGGTACTTGTGGGTATACCGATGCAACCTAGGCGAGTTTGGGGCGTGTGTTACATGAGTTACACAACCGTGGGGCTCAAAAGGTGAGAGTTTGGATGGTGGTGTGGGTAGTGGGTTCAAGTAGGAGAGTGTCCTCTTGCTTTGAGTTGAGTTAGGTAGATGTGTGTAGTGACGAAGGTACATAGTAAAAGGATGGGTGTCACGGGCTACGGCTGAGTATTcgtaatgtaattttttttttcggttttatataAAGGATATCTTTGAACAAATACGGGGATACCCCTAaaaagtaaattacaagttttgtcctttatgtttgtaccaaattgcaggcggtatcctttgcctttaaaattgatgagttttgtacttaatgtttcaaaatcatgcacgttatgtcctttaaccctaacctagttaaatttttttgttaaatctgatcatgtgcaaggcacatgagggcaattttgtcattctctctctctccattCATTTGTCTCTTTCAATTTCCTGGTCAACGaaaaaaacttttgaaaatatCTTTTAGTTTGAAGTTTTAATATGTCTTTCACCAATACCGTACAATTGATCTACGCTGTTGATCGGCTTTGTTGTTCGGTTTTTTGTTGGGTACAATTCATCTTCCACCCTTGACACACACAAGCACATTTAGTTTCAGTAGCTGCACAGGTTTTTCATTTTTGAGCTTACCTTCACTCACCAAATCTTAACAATTCACCGGAAATTGAAGGCTTTGTTTTCTTCTCCACTAAGTCACTGATGCAGTCGGACACTTGATTAGTTGATAGTCACTTCACTATGCACTTTCTCCATATGTAGTGCCTCACTTTCTTCTTCGCACGCAAGGTGTTCGACGAAATGCCTAGGTGATTTTTTCGGGGTTTTTTTAGCGTAGCGGATCAATTGCCTTTTGACCCATCAGCTGCGTTTCCTTTTGGGTTGGGTTTTCTTTATTGGTGGTGGCGTACACGACATTATCTAAGTGTCGACTCCGCTTACTTAGTTTTGTTATGGTTGGTTCTAATGGTAGCGGTTTTTGGCCTTGTCCTTTCCGACGGTTTCATTGTTGCCCCGATGGCTTGGTGGGGGCTAAGGGATTCCCAAGGTTAATGGCACATATCAAGAGTCACCATTTGGGCTCAGACGAGAGAAAAGATTCTTTGAGATGTGCAATTGCTGACGATCTTAATCTTTTCACCTCTGTTTGTGAAGCTTTGAGGGTGTCCGGACAATGGTTATGTGGTGAGTGT comes from the Helianthus annuus cultivar XRQ/B chromosome 4, HanXRQr2.0-SUNRISE, whole genome shotgun sequence genome and includes:
- the LOC110936680 gene encoding inorganic pyrophosphatase TTM1 isoform X2 translates to MSQDNASMVESPRRRSGLLRDQVQLVKKKDSSRYEISPIQDPLSFEKGFFVVIRACQLLVQKNDGILLVGVAGPSGAGKTVFTDKVLNFMPSIAVITMDNYNDATRIVDGNFDDPRLTDYDTLLENIHGLKEGRAVQVPIYDFKSSSRVGYRTVEVPSSRIVIIEGIYALSEKLRPLLDLRVSVTGGVHFDLVKRVLRDIQRVGQEPEEIIHQISETVYPMYKAFIEPDLQTAHIKIINKFNPFSGFQNPSYILKSKKPVTPEEMKAVLSPEHKERKEETYDIYLLPPGEDPEACQSYLRMRNRDGKYNLMFEEWVTDSPFIISPRITFEVSVRLLGGLMALGYTIAAILKRSSHVFFDEKVCVKTDWLEQLNRTYVQVQGRDRLYVKYIAEQLGLDGTYVPRTYIEQIQLEKAVNDVMALPDDLKTKLSIDDDLVSSPKEALSRASADRRSKYLNRAHSFSTREKNLAKLTKLSINSKRFDGRTPDSPAAVVNQGVITHLSEQISTLNERMDDFTTRIEELTSKFSQRKVPSLQNMAGQAESCNGSATSLFVTGLGNGSLTGQLLPSSASSHQLARETPLMDEVPLLFL
- the LOC110936680 gene encoding inorganic pyrophosphatase TTM1 isoform X1, giving the protein MSQDNASMVESPRRRSGLLRDQVQLVKKKDSSRYEISPIQDPLSFEKGFFVVIRACQLLVQKNDGILLVGVAGPSGAGKTVFTDKVLNFMPSIAVITMDNYNDATRIVDGNFDDPRLTDYDTLLENIHGLKEGRAVQVPIYDFKSSSRVGYRTVEVPSSRIVIIEGIYALSEKLRPLLDLRVSVTGGVHFDLVKRVLRDIQRVGQEPEEIIHQISETVYPMYKAFIEPDLQTAHIKIINKFNPFSGFQNPSYILKSKKPVTPEEMKAVLSPEHKERKEETYDIYLLPPGEDPEACQSYLRMRNRDGKYNLMFEEWVTDSPFIISPRITFEVSVRLLGGLMALGYTIAAILKRSSHVFFDEKVCVKTDWLEQLNRTYVQVQGRDRLYVKYIAEQLGLDGTYVPRTYIEQIQLEKAVNDVMALPDDLKTKLSIDDDLVSSPKEALSRASADRRSKYLNRAHSFSTREKNLAKLTKLSINSKRFDGRTPDSPAAVVNQGVITHLSEQISTLNERMDDFTTRIEELTSKFSQRKVPSLQNMAGQAESCNGSATSLFVTGLGNGSLTGQLLPSSASSHQLARETPLMDEVLLIARGQRQLMHQLDNLSNLLRDYVTEKGQHDRANKTDRFTEIESLGVPIIAALAIGGLGFLLSRTLSSQK